In Anguilla rostrata isolate EN2019 chromosome 1, ASM1855537v3, whole genome shotgun sequence, a genomic segment contains:
- the calm1a gene encoding calmodulin-1a isoform X1, giving the protein MADQLTEEQIAEFKEAFSLFDKDGDGTITTKELGTVMRSLGQNPTEAELQDMINEVDADGNGTIDFPEFLTMMARKMKDTDSEEEIREAFRVFDKDGNGYISAAELRHVMTNLGEKLTDEEVDEMIREADIDGDGQVNYEEFVQMMTAK; this is encoded by the exons ATG GCTGACCAGCTAACAGAAGAGCAAATTGCTG AGTTCAAGGAGGCCTTCTCCTTATTCGACAAGGACGGCGATGGCACCATCACCACGAAAGAGCTGGGCACGGTGATGAGGTCACTGGGCCAGAACCCCACCGAGGCCGAGCTGCAGGACATGATCAACGAGGTGGACGCAGACG GCAATGGAACCATtgatttcccagaattcctgaCCATGATGGCCAGGAAAATGAAGGACACAGACAGCGAGGAGGAGATCCGTGAAGCATTCCGGGTATTCGACAAG GACGGGAACGGCTACATCAGCGCAGCCGAGCTACGCCACGTCATGACAAACTTAGGCGAGAAACTAACAGACGAAGAGGTAGACGAAATGATCAGAGAAGCAGACATCGACGGCGACGGGCAGGTTAATTACGAAG AATTTGTACAAATGATGACTGCGAAATGA